Proteins co-encoded in one Synechococcus elongatus PCC 6301 genomic window:
- a CDS encoding glycosyltransferase family 4 protein — protein MQIGIIAPSSVPFCIGGAEKFWWGLQRAFNDLTPHAAELIKLPSPENNIYDLIQSYQRFSRFNLNHFDLLISSKYPAWMVNHPRHLCYLQHRLRGLYDTDNGHQGNLNLARYSQLQKIEKILEKNGDRSQLELLFSELNDFLKNEPSDSKLLEFPGQLIRKVIHFCDRIALSPTEIAGYAAISQNVAQRKNYLPDSVRPKVIYHPSDLEKFYCDKQDYFFTISRLDNAKRVSLLISAMQQAKTDIPLLIAGTGPESESLKKQAGNDSRVRFLGFVKDREVIDLYANALAVLYVPYDEDYGLVPIEAFRSGKPVITVTDAGGPLEFVQNLTTGWVVPPKPAAIAQAIDDCSQNPSRAAEYGKAGQAIAETITWEKTVQELLDLVEPKLQPATPRRSQLVIGSTFPVTPPRSGGQSRIFNLYRALSHEFEVELISLGPVNSEPKTYQINPNFCEVVIPKSPIHQKLESRLERQAGISIGDLAATFYGDRTPQLLEVIEQRRSQADVLIASHPYLLPWLQPNSRANKLVYEAHNCEFDLKRGLFPQNRKGTNLTQEVLKLEENACQQADLIVACLEADWERLCHLYHCQKTPYVLVPNGVNCQEVTFVDSALRSQWKQKIGYSSFIFLFIGSWHQPNVEAAHSIVSWAIDFPEQQFLIVGSVGHAIEQEFRRIPPNIHCLGEVDARTKQVALNVADVALNPMTSGSGSNLKVVEYLAGGLPLITTEFGVRALPLELQEQCQIGALNEFPMLMQKAIDQPDLHDPIARRNARYIVEQKLDWRAIAKDYAIALKELLK, from the coding sequence ATGCAGATTGGCATTATTGCTCCCAGCTCTGTCCCCTTCTGCATTGGTGGAGCTGAAAAATTTTGGTGGGGATTACAACGAGCCTTTAATGATCTAACACCTCACGCAGCTGAATTAATTAAGCTACCATCGCCTGAAAATAATATCTACGACTTAATTCAAAGTTATCAACGGTTTTCACGATTTAATCTGAATCATTTTGACCTGCTAATAAGTAGCAAATATCCTGCTTGGATGGTTAATCATCCCCGCCATCTTTGCTATCTTCAACATCGTCTTCGTGGCCTTTATGATACTGATAATGGTCATCAAGGAAATTTGAACTTAGCTCGCTATTCTCAACTCCAAAAAATTGAGAAAATCCTTGAAAAAAATGGCGATCGCTCCCAGCTAGAGCTTTTATTCTCTGAATTGAACGATTTCTTGAAAAATGAGCCTAGTGATTCTAAGCTTTTAGAGTTCCCTGGACAATTGATTCGGAAAGTTATTCACTTTTGCGATCGCATTGCCTTGAGCCCTACTGAGATTGCTGGTTACGCTGCGATTTCCCAAAATGTTGCCCAGCGCAAAAACTACCTTCCTGATTCGGTACGTCCGAAAGTAATTTATCATCCCTCTGATTTAGAAAAATTCTATTGTGATAAACAAGATTACTTTTTTACTATTAGTCGTTTAGATAACGCCAAGCGAGTCAGTTTGCTGATTTCTGCAATGCAGCAAGCTAAAACAGATATTCCATTACTGATTGCAGGGACTGGACCTGAATCAGAGAGTCTTAAAAAACAAGCTGGAAATGATTCCCGAGTTCGATTCTTAGGTTTTGTGAAAGATCGAGAGGTAATTGATCTCTATGCCAATGCTTTAGCTGTCCTTTATGTTCCCTATGACGAAGATTATGGGCTAGTTCCTATTGAAGCCTTTCGCTCTGGTAAGCCTGTTATTACAGTTACGGATGCTGGTGGCCCTTTAGAGTTTGTTCAAAACTTGACAACGGGTTGGGTCGTGCCTCCAAAACCTGCAGCGATCGCTCAAGCAATTGATGACTGCAGCCAGAACCCTAGTCGTGCAGCGGAGTATGGCAAGGCGGGGCAAGCGATCGCAGAAACGATTACATGGGAAAAGACTGTTCAAGAACTGCTAGATCTAGTCGAACCCAAATTACAGCCTGCTACACCGCGACGATCGCAGCTTGTAATTGGATCAACCTTCCCTGTTACCCCACCCCGGAGTGGCGGGCAAAGCCGAATTTTTAATCTTTATCGAGCACTCAGTCATGAATTTGAGGTTGAATTGATCAGCCTTGGCCCAGTTAATAGTGAGCCCAAAACCTATCAAATCAATCCAAACTTCTGTGAAGTTGTTATTCCTAAATCACCGATCCATCAAAAACTAGAAAGTCGGCTCGAGCGTCAAGCTGGTATTTCAATTGGAGATCTCGCTGCAACTTTTTATGGCGATCGCACACCGCAACTGCTTGAAGTGATTGAGCAGCGACGATCGCAGGCTGATGTTCTGATTGCTTCTCATCCTTACTTACTGCCTTGGCTACAGCCCAATTCCAGGGCTAATAAATTAGTCTATGAAGCACACAACTGTGAGTTTGACCTCAAGCGGGGTCTGTTTCCCCAAAACCGTAAAGGAACGAATTTAACCCAAGAAGTACTAAAGCTGGAAGAAAATGCTTGTCAACAAGCTGATCTGATTGTGGCTTGTCTAGAGGCTGATTGGGAGCGGCTCTGCCATCTGTATCACTGCCAAAAGACACCTTATGTTTTAGTTCCTAACGGAGTTAACTGCCAAGAAGTTACTTTTGTTGATTCCGCCCTGCGATCGCAGTGGAAACAAAAGATTGGTTATTCATCCTTTATTTTTCTATTTATCGGAAGTTGGCATCAACCGAATGTCGAAGCTGCCCACAGCATTGTCAGTTGGGCTATCGACTTCCCCGAGCAACAGTTTTTAATTGTGGGTAGTGTTGGCCACGCGATTGAGCAAGAGTTTAGACGAATTCCTCCTAATATTCATTGCTTGGGTGAAGTGGATGCACGGACTAAGCAAGTGGCTCTTAATGTCGCTGATGTAGCACTGAATCCTATGACGTCTGGTTCCGGTTCTAACCTAAAAGTAGTGGAATATTTAGCCGGTGGCTTACCGCTCATTACTACTGAGTTTGGAGTTCGAGCATTGCCTTTAGAACTGCAGGAACAGTGTCAGATTGGTGCTTTGAATGAGTTTCCAATGCTGATGCAAAAAGCGATTGATCAACCAGACTTACACGATCCTATCGCCCGCAGAAATGCTCGCTATATCGTTGAGCAAAAACTTGATTGGCGAGCGATCGCCAAGGACTACGCGATCGCCCTCAAAGAATTGTTGAAATAA
- the dcd gene encoding dCTP deaminase has product MLKNDKWIVEQARAGMIEPFEANLIRHSADAPVLSYGCSSYGYDLRLSPQEFLIFRHIPGTVVNPKRFNPANLESVELHEDQDGQYFILPAHSYGLGVALERLRVPSNITVVCLGKSTYARLGIIVNTTPAEASWEGHLTLEFSNSSGADCRIYANEGICQLLFLEGEPCDTTYADRFGKYQNQPERVTLAKV; this is encoded by the coding sequence ATGCTCAAGAACGATAAGTGGATTGTTGAACAAGCCCGCGCCGGCATGATTGAGCCATTTGAGGCCAATCTGATTCGCCACAGCGCCGACGCCCCTGTTCTCAGCTATGGCTGTTCCTCCTATGGCTATGACCTGCGGTTGTCGCCCCAAGAGTTTCTGATCTTTCGTCATATTCCCGGCACCGTCGTCAATCCCAAGCGCTTCAATCCCGCCAACCTAGAGTCGGTGGAATTGCATGAGGATCAGGATGGTCAATACTTCATCCTTCCTGCCCATAGTTATGGCCTTGGAGTGGCACTGGAACGACTGCGCGTCCCATCGAACATCACCGTCGTTTGCTTGGGCAAAAGCACCTACGCTCGCCTCGGCATCATTGTAAATACGACACCAGCAGAAGCTTCTTGGGAAGGTCATTTGACGCTGGAGTTTAGCAACTCTTCTGGTGCCGACTGCCGCATTTACGCCAATGAAGGAATCTGTCAGCTGCTATTCCTCGAAGGCGAACCCTGCGACACCACCTACGCCGATCGCTTTGGTAAATATCAGAACCAGCCAGAGCGGGTCACCCTCGCAAAGGTCTAA
- a CDS encoding cupin domain-containing protein, with protein MGQPQTAEGWISALDLQPHPEGGFYREIYRADGMVTAGDRQRSASTAIYYLLRAGERSRLHRLKSDELWHFYAGQPLTVHQLIPEQGYQTLTIGADLSQGQQLCGAVPAGVWFGATVAAETGFSLVGCTVAPGFSFEDFEMAEAEVLLQLFPRSRSLIEQLT; from the coding sequence ATGGGTCAGCCACAAACTGCTGAGGGTTGGATTTCGGCGCTGGACTTGCAACCGCATCCAGAAGGCGGGTTCTACCGCGAGATCTATCGTGCTGACGGGATGGTTACTGCAGGCGATCGCCAGCGATCAGCGAGTACAGCTATCTATTATCTGCTGCGGGCCGGGGAGCGATCGCGATTACATCGCCTGAAATCCGATGAACTTTGGCATTTCTACGCAGGTCAGCCTCTGACTGTCCACCAGCTCATTCCTGAGCAGGGCTACCAGACGCTGACGATCGGGGCTGATCTCAGCCAAGGTCAGCAACTCTGTGGTGCAGTGCCGGCGGGTGTTTGGTTTGGGGCAACTGTTGCAGCCGAAACTGGATTCTCTTTAGTGGGCTGTACCGTCGCGCCGGGCTTCAGCTTCGAGGATTTTGAAATGGCGGAAGCAGAGGTCTTACTGCAGTTGTTCCCTAGGTCGCGATCGCTGATTGAACAATTAACTTGA
- the leuC gene encoding 3-isopropylmalate dehydratase large subunit, with protein sequence MSRGTLFDKVWDLHTVATLPSGQTQLFIGLHLIHEVTSPQAFSMLRDRGLTVKFPGRTVATVDHIVPTENQARPFADSLAEEMIVTLERNCRENGIRFYNIGSGSQGIVHVIAPEQGLTQPGMTIACGDSHTSTHGAFGAIAFGIGTSQVRDVLASQTLALSKLKVRKIEVNGELQPGVYAKDVILHIIRKLGVKGGVGYAYEFAGSTFAAMSMEERMTVCNMAIEGGARCGYVNPDQITYDYLQGREFAPQGEAWDRAIAWWESLRSEADAEYDDVVVFDAAEIAPTVTWGITPGQGIGITETIPTPDSLLDEDRAVAAEAYSYMDLEPGAPLQGTKVDVCFIGSCTNGRLSDLREAAKVAQGRKVAAGIKAFVVPGSERVKQQAEAEGLDQIFTAAGFEWRQAGCSMCLAMNPDKLEGRQISASSSNRNFKGRQGSASGRTLLMSPAMVAAAAIAGEVTDVRNWLN encoded by the coding sequence ATGAGCCGCGGTACCCTGTTCGACAAAGTTTGGGACTTGCACACGGTTGCCACCTTGCCCTCGGGCCAGACGCAGCTGTTCATTGGCCTGCACCTGATCCACGAAGTCACCAGCCCGCAAGCCTTTTCGATGCTGCGCGATCGCGGCTTGACCGTGAAATTTCCGGGACGAACGGTCGCAACGGTTGACCATATTGTGCCGACGGAAAATCAGGCGCGTCCTTTTGCAGACAGCTTGGCCGAGGAGATGATTGTCACCTTGGAGCGCAACTGCCGCGAGAATGGCATCCGCTTCTACAACATCGGTTCGGGCAGTCAGGGCATCGTCCATGTGATTGCGCCAGAGCAAGGCTTGACTCAGCCCGGCATGACGATCGCTTGCGGTGATAGCCATACCAGTACTCACGGGGCGTTTGGTGCCATCGCTTTTGGGATTGGCACCAGCCAAGTTCGCGATGTCTTGGCCTCACAAACGCTGGCGCTGAGTAAGCTGAAAGTTCGCAAGATCGAAGTCAACGGCGAGCTGCAGCCCGGCGTCTACGCCAAGGACGTGATTCTGCACATCATCCGTAAGCTCGGTGTCAAAGGTGGCGTCGGCTACGCCTACGAGTTCGCGGGTAGCACTTTCGCGGCGATGTCGATGGAAGAACGGATGACCGTCTGCAACATGGCGATCGAGGGCGGGGCGCGTTGCGGCTACGTCAATCCAGATCAGATCACCTATGACTATCTGCAAGGTCGTGAGTTTGCGCCCCAAGGCGAAGCCTGGGATCGGGCGATCGCTTGGTGGGAGAGCCTGCGCAGCGAAGCCGATGCGGAATATGACGATGTTGTTGTCTTTGATGCGGCGGAGATTGCACCGACCGTGACTTGGGGGATTACCCCCGGCCAAGGCATCGGGATCACGGAGACCATCCCGACGCCCGATAGTTTGCTCGATGAAGATCGGGCGGTAGCGGCGGAAGCCTACAGCTACATGGATTTGGAGCCTGGTGCACCGCTGCAAGGTACGAAAGTTGATGTCTGTTTCATCGGTAGTTGCACTAATGGCCGGTTGAGCGACTTGCGCGAAGCTGCCAAGGTTGCCCAAGGTCGCAAGGTCGCGGCGGGGATTAAAGCCTTCGTGGTGCCCGGTTCCGAGCGCGTCAAACAGCAAGCCGAAGCCGAAGGCCTCGACCAAATCTTTACGGCGGCAGGCTTTGAGTGGCGGCAGGCCGGCTGCTCGATGTGTCTGGCGATGAACCCGGACAAACTGGAAGGCCGCCAAATCAGTGCTTCTTCATCCAACCGCAACTTCAAGGGGCGCCAAGGCTCAGCTTCGGGTCGGACGCTTTTGATGAGTCCGGCGATGGTGGCGGCAGCAGCGATCGCGGGCGAAGTGACGGACGTTCGTAACTGGCTGAACTAG
- a CDS encoding TIGR04168 family protein, whose translation MPPLRLAIVGDIHDQWTLADQQLLLQLQPDLTLFVGDFGNESLALVQAIAAIPLRKAVILGNHDAWYTATRWRRSQCPYDWMRENRFEQQLEALGGLHIGYGRLDFPEWNLSVVGGRPCSAGGSQWQHRRFYRHYYQVGSFPESAQRIADCAIASPCDRVLFLAHCGPSGLGDQPEDPCGKDWSRPGGDFGDPDLAMAIAQVQAQKVVPLVCFGHMHHRLRHRRDRPRRSWHRDTAGTVYLNAAASPRILKAQQTTLHHLLWVELSDSLVTAQQTWWTPAGVLVQSEELPLVPQPA comes from the coding sequence GTGCCGCCTCTGCGTCTGGCGATCGTTGGCGATATCCACGATCAGTGGACGCTGGCGGATCAACAACTGCTGCTGCAACTTCAGCCGGATCTGACGCTGTTTGTCGGTGACTTTGGCAATGAGTCGCTGGCCCTAGTTCAAGCGATCGCGGCGATCCCTTTGCGGAAGGCGGTGATTCTCGGTAACCACGATGCTTGGTACACGGCGACCCGCTGGCGGCGATCGCAATGTCCCTACGACTGGATGCGCGAAAATCGCTTTGAGCAGCAGCTAGAGGCGCTGGGGGGGCTTCATATCGGCTATGGTCGCCTCGATTTTCCTGAGTGGAATTTGAGCGTGGTCGGGGGGCGACCCTGTAGTGCAGGCGGCAGCCAGTGGCAGCATCGCCGCTTTTATCGCCACTACTACCAAGTTGGCAGCTTCCCTGAATCGGCGCAACGGATTGCCGATTGTGCGATCGCCTCACCCTGTGATCGTGTCCTCTTCCTCGCTCACTGCGGCCCCAGTGGTTTGGGCGATCAACCGGAAGATCCCTGTGGCAAGGATTGGTCGCGTCCCGGTGGAGATTTCGGCGATCCGGATCTGGCCATGGCGATCGCTCAAGTTCAGGCCCAGAAAGTAGTGCCCCTCGTCTGTTTTGGGCACATGCACCACCGCCTGCGGCATCGTCGCGATCGCCCGCGACGCAGTTGGCATCGGGATACTGCTGGCACGGTCTACCTCAATGCAGCTGCGAGTCCGCGCATCTTGAAAGCGCAGCAAACAACGCTGCACCACTTGCTCTGGGTTGAACTCAGCGACAGTCTGGTCACCGCTCAGCAGACTTGGTGGACGCCTGCGGGAGTCTTAGTTCAATCCGAAGAACTGCCGTTGGTGCCCCAGCCAGCTTGA